Within Myxocyprinus asiaticus isolate MX2 ecotype Aquarium Trade chromosome 18, UBuf_Myxa_2, whole genome shotgun sequence, the genomic segment gtttttagatgaaagctttgacctaggcaacattgttttatgttgattttatggtgattaatgtttgtaatgctgctattgttttatacacttaaaatgaactcaatgtctcagtgttttgaatgtctaaactttggccatgcagtgTCATATGCAATGTCATATTGTGATAAGCAATGTCATAAGCAGCTCTTTTTGTAAGgctcagtacctgattacaattcacaagtaatctgctCAGCACTGTCTACAATATTATGTATTCATGCATGAATTACTTAAGTTAATAAGACTGCAGAAAGTGTAAAGGTAGAAGGATGCTCACGTTCAGAAAACACTGTGAAGAGCATACGGAACCGACTCAGTCTGCTGGTCTCGTCGGCCCACATTCGTACCACGCCCACAGCGTTGTCAACCGTGACGTCATTAGCAACAGTGCTACAGAACTTGGCTTTCAGGTCTTCAATGGCATTGCTGCCTTCGTAGATCGCGACAAAGTTTTTTTTACACTCATTTGAGTTCTCCAACTGATAGTCCAGAAAGCGCAGatagatctgtgtgtgtgtgagagagagaattaacAAGCACACATAATGGTTATCTAAAGGTATATCTATGTGAGATGGTTTCATTACTAACCTTTGACATTGGTGGAGCTCGAATGGTCCATATACAATCTACTGCTTCCCCTGATTTCACTTTGTTTTCCTCCTCAACTTGACTGGATCTGATTATACCATCTGATCCAGACATTTCAAACTGACAGTCTGAGAAAAGGAGACAATGGAAAAGATGGAGATTTATTTACTGccaataacattaaaatattatctttATCATATCGGAGGAAGAGAGCAGAGACTGCAGACAACAGCTAGGTAATGTAATACTAATACATTCTGGGGCACTGAAATATTCAGGAGTTTACATAACACATGCACTAaaaatttcatttacatttatatttgttgGGCTCAGTAACCATAGCAACTGGAAAAGAGGGCGCATAAAGTGTTATTGTGATGATAAATTCAGCATTAAAAAATAAAGCCAATAAAGACCAAAAAGAGAATAGCACTGTTTCCGTAGGACATGCCAGGACAGGTTTAGTTAGTAAGTACTTTGTTCCTTCAAATCATCAAAAGTACAGGGTCAGTATGTGCAATTATCAGTTTGACCAGACACTAATTGATAACAAGTTTGGTTGTTATGCAATGGAccagtgcaaatgcaaaaaaGAGGAAAAGTTCTATTTGAACAGAATTAGTTTCTACATTTGATCACTACTGttccaatgtgtttttttctgtagTAAAAATCACCTTTCAGTGACATTTTTCTGTGCAATCTGAACTGACTAATtaactgaaaagaactgactcaaaagaacgattcaacaaaatcagacatcactatggcttgcgagCAGTAAAACCTTCTGTGACCTTTGCGATTTTTTATACAgtgtttccatgacttttcagggGAACCCTGGATTTTACGAATATAGTCATGCTGACAATTCATGGATCATCCCTTGCAAGGCTTTGAGTTACAACCCTACCCCACAGCACCCATTTAAGTGTTATCCATTTACCTGGAATAGGATTTAAAAGCCCTCCGACATGAAGATGAAAATCAGGGTCTGGAGGTAAAAtaagataattaaaatgaatacaagGTAAAAGATTCTGATGGCTAATTGatgtagagtgtgtgtgtttacctgcaGTAAATGAGTACTCCACCCTGAATCCCTGTCCTTCCAACTCCTCATCACTGATAAACCTGATCCACATGAACCGTCCTGAGGAGGTGACCACACCTGGACTCTGTGCCCCACAGAAACGATTAATCAACGGAGAGAAAACAAACGGCCCATCGCGAATTTCAATGTTGTCAAACCGACACTCAAAGGAAGGCTCGATGTAGTAGTTGTCATCGAAGTCGAGCTTGATTCTCTTCCGTGGGTGGGCTGATGAGACAGCAGAAGAGGATTTAGAGATGCCTATTAGAGACCATTTTAAAAATCATagcatttacaaaaaaataaataaattcatcaaACCTATTGGCACACATGCTTACGTAATATGACGTTTTATAAAATTTGCGTGAGCGAgctaattctttttttctttttctttttatcccctttttctccccaatttggaatgcccaattcccactacttagtaggtcctcatggtggcgcggttactcaccttaatccaggtggcggaggacaagtttcagttgcctccacttctgagaccgtcaatccacacatcttatcacgtgactcgttgtgcatgacaccgcggagactcacagcatgtggaggctcatgctactctccgcgatccacgcacaacttaccatgtgccccattgagagcgagaaccactaatcgtgaccacgaggaggttaccccatgtgactctaacctccctagcaactggtccaatttggttgcttaggagacctggctggagtcactcagcacatcctggattcgaactcacgactccaggggtggtagtcagcgtcaatactcgctgagctacccaggcccagggAGCGCTAATTGTAAGCGCAATTTCCGTGCCAGTGCAAACGCAAGTGGGCCTGGGTGGGattgtttgcgctactgtggatGCATGCATGCAAACTGTGGCCATGTTGTATGTTAAttaagtggtgcaaagcgcaatttgctattttcctgagaaataggtcctTGCGCTAAGACGTATCAAAAGCAGGTCTTATCTCAGCACAAAGTTTAAACTGAGTTCcttcatttgcagtttggagattccagcagcagttggtaataaagttcatatccaaactctgaaaatacagtggaatatcaaattatgtccatgacgattgctgttgtagccgttttatgaaacaaatatttatgcgATTTGTGTTACAtgatctttaggtcatggttaatttttcaattattattattattattatgtttatatttacaattgtatttatgatcaaatttgtattggtatttttccacctgttgtcctATTTGGACGGGATTAGTTTTCTAAACAGTGTTTGAGGTACAGTTATTATCACCCAACGTATGAGATTTAATGTACTGATTCGGACAGGACTAAAGATCTCTGTGTTTATTACAGAGGTGGGAGTGTCTGCTTTCTAGATGTGGGTGTTACAGAAGGCTGAACACATCATTTAGATGGTACGTATCTTTTAAACTTTatcagtttaaatgtaaaattacttataattttaaaaatataattatttgctttattgatttaattgtaatttattaattatacattatacatttgcatgagttaatagaagtggctgcttataataaacccaatgaaataataaatataattctaACATTACGTAACTGAGCAGAGAAATTAAGGTAAATATCTTACCAGATGCTGATATTACAGGGGCCAGTCTTAGCAGTTTCTGTGATTTGGCTATCCTTGTAAactgtattttcttatttttcgTCGGATGGCAAAAAATCGACATACAAATTGAAAGAAGATTGGCGCACACCACGCACATAAGTACAATCTTAACGGTAGTTCATGTAGGTCAAAATACATCAGGAGAAGCACTGTGAAAATTCAATAtcagcaatcacagacattcACACCCCTGTGCTTTTTTCTCACCGTCTCTCCCCAGCTAAGCGGAACTATGATATCGGGAACAGGGAGTTGTTGGCAGTTAAGATGGCCCTGGAGGAGTGGCGCCACTGGCTGTAGGGAGCGGCCATTCCTTTCCAGGTTGTCATGTCACCCTGGGTTCAGGAGGATGCTGGCTGCCATTCGCCAGCGGTTTTGGTGGGAAGCCATGGTGAAGGATGTCCGCCGGTTCGTGGGGGCGTGCTCGGTCTGTGCTCATAATAAAACCCCCAACAAGCAACCCGTTGGTCTGCTCCAATCACTTCCCATTCCCTCCTGCTCCTGGTCCCATATTGCCCTGAACTTTGTTACAAGGTTACACTCGTCCAGTGGCAATACGGTCATTCTCACCATTGTGGACCGTTTTTCCAAGGCAGTCCACTTTATTCCCCTTACCAAATTGTCCAACGCCAAGTAGACAGTACTGGTGGTGGTAGACCACGTTTTCCGGCTACACGGATTGCCGGTGAATGTGGTCTCTGACAGGGGGCCCCAGATCGTCTCCAAATTTGGAAGGAGTTCTGTCTGCAGACTGGCGCCTCTGTCAGTCTGTTGTCGGGCTTCCATCCCCAGACCAATGGGCAGACTGAGCGGGCTAACCAGGATCTTGAGCAGATGCTTCATTGCCTGGCTTCCCCCAACACTTTCTCTGGGCACAGCACTTAACTTGGGCTGAATACGCTCACAACTCTCTGCCCGTGTCATCTACTGAATTGTCCCCTTTCCAGTGTTGCTTGTGTCAATAACCTCCTCTGTTCCCCTTGCAGGAGCCTGAAGTTTAACCTCACTTTTATTCAGCAATGCCAAAGCACCTGGAGGATGGCCAGACTGGTGCTCCTTCGGGCCAGGGGGCACACTAAGGCTGCTGTCGATCATCGTCGGACTGCGGCACCTAGGTATGTTTGTGGGAAAATGGTATAGCTCTCTACCAAGGACCTCCCCTCAGGGTGTCGGCTCCTAAGTTGGCAACTAGGTTGATCGAGCCATACTCTATTGTCAAGGTGCTCAGTCCGTCGGCAGAGCGGCTCAGGCTTCCAGTCTCCTTGCGGAGGGTCCATCCTGTATTCCATGTTTCTCGTGTTAAACCTGTGTGTCATAGTCCTCTCAACCCTCTTGTGCTGTCAGGATCGCTGACTggcaccacattttccatgcgtataaaaggagcgtatCACTGTCATcaaaatatgcctgacattctaCAAGGATGCAgctaatgcacaaaagaatgtaagtccatatttctattcttctaattcattgcatacagtccatttacaataCCAACgttttatgaatgtgctgtctttgtttatatcgttgATGCTTGTCAGGGAATGGACTATGTAATATGATGCAGATGGTGCCGgaaaagaacctcagaattaaatcgcacttgacccagcccattaacgCTTTGCGCACATAATTTCGCCAAACACACTCTTGCGCCTAGACAGCGCgagcttgcacaaaaataccaaaacttcctggccatgcacattgactttgcatgtatgacttatagcgtagcgctgcgcttagcgctagcactcttaaaataggcctTATGTGTTTGTGGGTGTGGGATGCATACCCTCCAGTATGTAAACACACTCCTTGTTTGGTGGGTAGGTGTTGGGGTAATTTGGAGAACTGAATGATCCTCCATTAGCTGTCTGGATCAAAGTTCCACAGTGAGCGGGTTTCTTATCCTCAACAGCCACATTCTGAGGCAATGCTAAcagaatacacacacataatatgaTCTACATTAAAGACACATTATAATGTACAGTTATTAAAGGAAATCAGAAGGGTCAGACTGATACTTTCTGTTAAATACacataaaattatgatttaaaggtgaagtgtgtcactttttctatgtaaaaatatTTCTTCAATCTCAGCATAGTGTGTTGAGTCatctaagtaagccatttgtaggttgattcccttgtaagtgtaaacactgtggatcTAGCATCAGAACATTGTTCTATTTGTCTGGGCAGCCAAATGGCATGGGGTTTGGGTCAGGAATATTTGGGGATGGACAAGAGgattgtttgggaaacctgtttaaaaaatgttttttactgaaAACAGACAAAATTTTGTGTGATGGAGAAATTACTGTGAGGTCTCTTTCTTTTAGGTGTGGGTTTGTGTTTGTGGTTGCAGCATTAAACATTAACCAACCTTGAGTTTTCTGTGCCAATGCAAAACCCTCTTCTATCAGGACAAGCAAAACCAAGACTGGAagaaaacaaaagcaatgcaCATCTTTACACAGTTCTAAAATCTCTGGAAGtcccacagcatttgtggcataatgttgactaccacaaataTCAATTTGACTCAAATTAGTTTTacttagaaaaatgctaaattgaggttacagtgaggcacttacaatagaagtgaatggggccaatttttaaagggtttaaaggcagaaatgtgaagcttataattttataaaaacccttacattaattcttcggttaaaacaaatgtattatttgagctgtaaagttgtttaaatcaccgtttttacggtcgttttagggtttactatgttacgtcgtcatggcaacgaaattttaaaattagatatctttacacagaaaaggttagcaagcgattttatcacatacGATCATGTTAACGTGTATTGTTTAGaattttgtggctatacatttaacCCTCCTGCGCAGTTCGGTCATTTTGACcgatttcagttttttttattaaaatggtttcctcaatctgagtggtacaagacttgtGACCTTTCCTAGACTTGCAATCTGCACATTAAAAAAAGTGGACTTGATTCAGTAAGTCTAAATGgtggtaaaaacaaaacaaaacaaaaaacaaccccTATGCTGTTCGCAATCAAAACtgaccgaccataggaaatgaatgagaTAGACCCCAAACAAAGAGATTTTTTCTTACTTGTCAAATAAAATCCATAAGTAAGCCATAATGCTGAACATAAACACAGAAATTAAGAGGtgggactataaaacatccagtatgcaaaacatacacacacacacacacacacacaaatgaactggtgacactataacacagagcaattttttgaaaatttttgaaactatttttttaaaaataaaatcaataaatcagtcacaatgaagaacacacacacacacacacacacacagaaatgaggaggtgagaccataacacacccACAGTGCAGACCATGCACACACaactgctcaaacacacacacacacaaatgaatgacTGAGACTAATACAGACAGAAGACAGaatgaagaacacacacacacacacacacacaaatgaactggtgacactataacacagagcaaatttttgaaaatttttgaaactatttttttaaaaataaaatcaataaatcagtcacaatgaagaacacaaacacacacacacacacacacacacacagaaatgaggaggtgagaccataacacacccACAGTGTAGACCATGCACACACaactgctcaaacacacacacacacacacacaaatgaatgacTGAGACTAATACAGCCAGAAGACAGaatgaagaacacacacacacacacacacacatgaatgacTGAGACTAATACAGCCAGAAGAAAGAATGaagaacacacaacacacacacacacacacacacacacacacacacacacacacacaaataaatgacTGAGACTAATACAGACAGAAGACAGAATGaagtacacacgcacacacacacacacacac encodes:
- the LOC127456268 gene encoding neuropilin and tolloid-like protein 2, yielding MQEVLVLLVLIEEGFALAQKTQALPQNVAVEDKKPAHCGTLIQTANGGSFSSPNYPNTYPPNKECVYILEAHPRKRIKLDFDDNYYIEPSFECRFDNIEIRDGPFVFSPLINRFCGAQSPGVVTSSGRFMWIRFISDEELEGQGFRVEYSFTADPDFHLHVGGLLNPIPDCQFEMSGSDGIIRSSQVEEENKVKSGEAVDCIWTIRAPPMSKIYLRFLDYQLENSNECKKNFVAIYEGSNAIEDLKAKFCSTVANDVTVDNAVGVVRMWADETSRLSRFRMLFTVFSEPPCSANAFFCHSNMCINNTLVCNGVQNCVYPWDENNCKEKKSKGFFLQMSKTHVTAIGVASGVVFLLLIISVFIQMKQPRKKVLNRKGLFSMTEMQEVLEPPQYELFSLREAELPEMLTEELESQKNLRRSSSTSRCVHEHHCGMQGNIASRAHHLSQASEELSGAVGARGWGSLHGRRSSSRTTSFTHGPHAYSAQSLREALEDGEVSLESRVMEEIGYNDSYAHGGRAIMVRNHSNPVQQRSLSMDF